The following are encoded together in the Anopheles nili chromosome 3, idAnoNiliSN_F5_01, whole genome shotgun sequence genome:
- the LOC128723917 gene encoding dynein axonemal intermediate chain 3-like, translating to MNRSLCIGRSVCAMDWHSEQSGIFVASYTFETLSDLATSLQKPSERPFGDNLNRATFEACTVLLWSFEDTLEPLLELKTIREVTSLSFCPYDANLLVGGLSNGQIVLWADLTDEIERVERAKRASSGSSEYRRQIRAIMEYPIEEKIDRLVNPAAVSSLQHSSRGAITSIKWLPRNHYCTTTGHVKPHADKEFRFMVTASLDGSVCIWDLDFATPALQKLLASAKVNKAQQAERTMYQRVNNLFFPNFKLLCEVPIMALVIDEAIYLSTPLDECTTLTKRVKHRLEPVPMACEMSIMLGSLTGQIVEASWEGYDFEQCTIVTDESVQVAHVRGSIHDGPILAMERNPIVQSVFLSIGGHVLAISSQDDKSSPVFWRKKSAMVTAARWSLDRVSVFFIGLSNGDFEIWDLNLRTFRASICMNLGAEALTSISQHRLASARHCLAVADHNANIRIFAIAPGFVNPVPNEEETFRGMIQRELSRKAEQIGWCKAYYKRNAAAIEAQLQAEAEARELKLQEDAERVKTDATEGKSEASVKAKKAQELDKRLPLSERLEQKYQAKHFQTLLRQLMARRNVSPERMARQMRPVVERRRYNAEKRQAIDANLALMEGDFTGVHKLLRPAEKSTENRSTPDPNRSERVENLRQHIADYGRVESEAQEALRTHYLPTMESFTEVLMKSKDRRDRVSIVVGTNLHHLLGYENKRSLRRQGVAPRTLLEDLEPIGEDEDAAKDPDQAEEDDQANVNRKSVNN from the exons ATGAACCGATCGCTGTGCATCGGACGCAGTGTTTGTGCGATGGATTGGCACTCGGAGCAGTCGGGCATTTTTGTGGCCTCGTACACGTTCGAGACGCTATCGGATCTCGCCACCAGTCTGCAGAAACCCTCGGAACGACCCTTTGGAGATAATCTCAATAGAGCGACGTTCGAAGCTTGCACTGTGCTGCTGTGGAGCTTCGAGGACACGCTCGAACCGCTGCTCGAACTGAAGACGATCCGCGAGGTGACGAGTCTCTCGTTTTGCCCGTACGATGCCAATCTGCTGGTAGGTGGGCTGTCAAACGGCCAGATAGTGCTGTGGGCCGACTTGACCGACGAGATCGAACGAGTAGAGCGAGCCAAAAGGGCCTCTAGTGGGTCGAGTGAATATCGGCGTCAAATTCGCGCGATCATGGAGTACCCGATCGAGGAgaagatcgatcggttggtgaaTCCGGCAGCCGTAAGTTCGCTGCAGCACTCTTCCAGGGGTGCGATCACCAGCATTAAGTGGCTTCCACGAAATCACTACTGCACCACCACAGGACACGTGAAACCGCACGCGGACAAAGAGTTCCGTTTCATGGTGACGGCCTCACTAGACGGGAGTGTGTGCATTTGGGATTTGGATTTCGCAACGCCTGCCCTTCAGAAGCTGTTGGCGTCGGCGAAAGTCAACAAGGCACAGCAAGCCGAAAGGACGATGTACCAGCGCGTGAATAATCTGTTCTTTCCGAACTTCAAGTTGCTTTGTGAGGTGCCTATCATGGCGCTGGTAATCGATGAAGCGATCTATCTTTCGACACCTCTGGACGAGTGTACGACTTTAACAAAGCGTGTTAAGCACCGGCTAGAGCCAGTCCCGATGGCCTGTGAGATGAGCATTATGTTGGGATCGCTCACTGGGCAGATCGTTGAGGCGTCCTGGGAAGGATACGATTTCGAGCAGTGCACAATAGTGACGGATGAGTCGGTGCAAGTAGCTCATGTTCGCGGTTCTATCCACGATGGTCCGATCCTGGCGATGGAACGCAATCCAATCGTCCAGAGCGTGTTCCTATCTATCGGTGGTCACGTGCTGGCTATTTCGAGTCAGGACGACAAGAGTTCGCCGGTGTTCTGGCGAAAGAAGAGCGCAATGGTGACTGCGGCCCGATGGAGTCTCGATCGCGTGTCCGTTTTCTTTATCGGGCTGAGCAACGGTGACTTCGAGATCTGGGATTTGAATC TGAGAACATTTCGTGCAAGCATTTGCATGAACCTTGGGGCGGAAGCGCTCACGTCCATTTCCCAGCACCGGTTGGCGAGTGCGCGACACTGTTTGGCTGTTGCTGATCATAACGCGAACATTCGCatcttcgcgatcgcgcccgGGTTTGTGAACCCCGTACCGAACGAGGAGGAAACGTTCCGTGGCATGATACAGCGAGAGCTTTCGCGCAAGGCTGAGCAGATCGGTTGGTGTAAGGCTTATTACAAGCGGAATGCGGCCGCCATCGAAGCCCAGCTTCAAGCGGAAGCCGAAGCCAGAGAGCTGAAACTGCAGGAGGACGCTGAACGGGTGAAAACTGACGCCACAGAAGGAAAATCGGAAGCCTCggtgaaggcaaagaaagcGCAAGAACTCGACAAACGGTTGCCGTTGAGCGAACGGTTGGAGCAAAAGTACCAAGCTAAGCATTTCCAAACGTTGCTGCGCCAGTTGATGGCACGCCGAAACGTCAGCCCAGAGCGAATGGCTCGGCAGATGCGTCCGGTAGTGGAACGTCGCCGGTACAATGCCGAAAAGCGCCAAGCCATCGATGCAAACCTCGCGCTTATGGAGGGCGATTTTACGGGCGTACATAAGTTGTTGCGTCCCGCGGAAAAATCCACGGAAAATCGCAGTACGCCTGATCCGAATCGATCAgagcgcgtggaaaacctccGGCAGCATATCGCCGACTACGGGCGCGTCGAATCGGAAGCTCAGGAAGCGTTACGGACGCATTATCTGCCAACGATGGAGTCATTTACGGAGGTGCTGATGAAGAGCAAAGATCGTCGCGATAGGGTTAGCATCGTCGTCGGGACGAATTTGCACCACTTGCTGGGTTACGAGAACAAGCGAAGCCTTCGTAGGCAAGGCGTAGCTCCAAGGACACTGCTGGAGGATCTTGAACCGATTGGTGAGGACGAGGATGCCGCTAAGGATCCTGATCAGGCTGAAGAAGACGATCAAGCTAATGTAAATCGCAAAAGCGTGAATAATTAG
- the LOC128723918 gene encoding protein Cep78 homolog: MSTETSSSKANGTNRNDRRNTQRTKNFHHRYLAMCRSKNFQPLPEIVKPKGKDEFLDVYGDRFKGCDWQLIVDALRDDKSLQHLALRLRKTYAEGNDGIVPHYLGDGPGAERTAIMNKRMFKRLIDTLAVFLKSNRTITSFTLEGFPLVGVRLTALITGLHLNNSLTELNLARCSIRDEGCEAVCAEIKFLPNLQVLNLTACHLTAKGCQSIADVVRFQKIQRYASSWERSLRYRDTDGDKVLGLRYLYLSHNPTIGDYGLLELTDVLKEDAWVRQVHVCNCGLTDVGAQFLIECLNLNGTIEKFDIRENNKISNDACHEILVKLGANDLDDGSDSPSGPKKCIKTMAGLREHCENLELQLETERNRNAQLGTMVDQLHMQLGDYATHMNELQRELNSLIKARNELLEKVKKLEGKSSRKASTCALRKTQSEAFAPLEQPPAMASKSEMIVKKDAHSAHTSPAGRVIERSIGDWDAGDEQQEDSSCKKM, from the exons ATGTCCACCGAAACGAGCAGCTCCAAAGCAAATGGTACCAACCGGAACGATCGTCGCAACACGCAGCGAACGAAGAACTTTCACCATCGCTATCTGGCCATGTGCCGATCGAAAAACTTCCAACCACTGCCGGAGATCGTGAAGCCGAAGGGCAAGGATGAGTTTCTGGATGTGTACGGCGATCGGTTCAAGGGCTGCGACTGGCAGCTGATCGTGGATGCCCTGCGGGACGACAAATCGCTGCAACATCTGGCCTTGCGGTTGCGAAAAACGTACGCTGAAG GAAACGATGGAATCGTGCCTCATTACTTGGGCGATGGACCCGGTGCCGAGCGAACGGCCATCATGAACAAGCGCATGTTTAAACGGCTTATCGACACGTTGGCTGTTTTTCTGAAATCCAACAGAACCATTACGAGCTTCACGCTGGAGGGCTTTCCGTTGGTGGGCGTTCGTTTGACTGCTCTTATAACG GGTCTTCATCTGAACAACTCACTGACGGAACTGAATCTGGCCCGGTGTTCTATCCGCGATGAGGGATGTGAGGCAGTGTGCGCGGAGATCAAGTTCCTTCCGAACCTGCAGGTGTTAAACCTGACCGCCTGTCACCTGACGGCGAAAGGTTGCCAGTCGATCGCGGACGTAGTAAGGTTCCAAAAAATCCAACGCTACGCCTCGAGCTGGGAACGATCGCTACGCTACCGAGACACCGATGGAGATAAGGTGTTGGGGCTGCGGTATCTGTACCTGAGCCACAACCCGACCATCGGAGACTACGGTTTGCTGGAGCTGACGGACGTCCTGAAGGAGGACGCCTGGGTTCGCCAGGTGCACGTGTGCAACTGCGGGCTAACCGATGTTGGGGCACAGTTCCTGATCGAGTGTCTCAATCTGAACGGCACGATCGAGAAGTTTGACATTCGCGAGAACAATAAAATCTCCAACGATGCGTGTCACGAGATTCTCGTCAAGTTGGGAGCGAACGATCTGGATGATGGTTCTGACTCACCATCCGGGCCCAAGAAGTGCATTAAAACAATGGCTGGTCTCAG AGAGCATTGCGAAAACCTGGAGCTGCAACTCGAAACGGAGCGCAATCGAAATGCCCAGCTGGGAACGATGGTGGATCAGCTGCACATGCAGCTGGGCGATTATGCTACGCACATGAACGAGCTGCAGCGTGAGCTGAATAGTCTGATCAAGGC GAGAAACGAGCTGCTGGAGAAAGTGAAGAAGTTAGAAGGCAAATCCTCCCGAAAGGCATCCACGTGTGCGCTGCGTAAAACGCAGAGTGAAGCATTCGCACCGCTGGAGCAACCGCCGGCAATGGCTTCCAAGTCCGAAATGATCGTCAAAAAGGATGCACATTCGGCACACACGTCCCCGGCCGGGCGAGTGATAGAGCGCTCAATCGGCGATTGGGACGCTGGTGACGAGCAGCAGGAAGATTCTAGCtgcaaaaaaatgtga